In the genome of Streptomyces sp. 846.5, the window GCGAACCAGAACTCCACCCAGCCCCGGCCCTGGGCGACCATCGCCGCCAGGGTGCCGGTGAAGAGGTAGGCGTCCTGCCAGGGGGCCCAGGACAGGTTGTAGGCCTGGAACAGCAGGGCGACGCCGACGGTGCCGACGGCGGTGCCGGCCACCAGCCAGGCCCGCTCGGTCCAGCTCGCGAAGCGGATCACCAGGTCACCGTGGTCCCGGCGGCCGCGCTGCCACTGCATCCAGCCCCAGAGCGACACCACGATGACCACCAGCTGCTTGCCGACGCCGCCGCTGAGATGCGCCGAGGCGTAGGCCGCGACCAGGACCAGGCCGGACAGCAGCTGCACCGGCCAGCTCAGCACCGAGCGGCGCCAGCCCAGCGCCAGCGCGCCGAGACCCAGCAGGTTGCCGATCATGTCGGACCACTTGATGTGCTCGCCGAACACGGTGAACGCCTGGCTGTTGAGGTCGCCTATCAGGCCGCTCATGCGGGATCCCCCTGGGGGATGGCACGGTCGCCGAGCAGCCGCTCGACGTACTTGGCCAGGACGTCCACCTCAAGATTGACGGTGTCGCCGATTTGCTTGGCGCCCAGCGTGGTGTGGGTGAGGGTGGCCGGGATCAGGCTCACCGTGAAGCTGTCGGCGGCGGCCTCGACCACGGTCAGGCTGACCCCGTCCACGGTGATCGAGCCCTTGTCGACCAGGTAGCGCGACAGCGCGGCGGGGAGGCTGAAGCGCAGCACCTCCCACTGCGGGCCGCCGTCCGCACCGAGTTCGCCGGGGCTGCGGGAGAGCAGCACCGCGGTGCCGTCCACATGCCCCTGGACCAAGTGCCCGCCCAGCCGGGCGCCGAGCGCCATGGCGCGCTCCAGGTTCACCCGGGACCCGGGCGCCAGCGCCCCGAGGCTGGACCGGTGCAGCGTCTCCGCCATCACATCGGCACTGAACTCGCCTGGTACGGATGCAAGTTGGTCGTCAGTGTCGAGGACGGTGAGGCAGACGCCGTTGACGGCGATGGACTGGCCCTCGCGGGCGTCCTGGGTGGTCACCGGACCGCGCAGGCGAATGCGCGAGGAGTCCCCCAGGTCCTCGACCGAGAGGACCTCACCCAGCTCTTCGATGATTCCCGTGAACATTTCAGCTCTCCTCGACACGGACCGGCAGGCGCAGCGCGCGGACGTCCACGGAGAACAGCTGATCAACAGCTTCTGTTCCAACACAGAAAATGCCCACCGGTTCCTCCTCGCGCTGTCTGGCGCGGGCTCCGGGGGCGCTGAGGGAGAGAATGCGGGCGAAATCCGACGGGCAACGGCGGCGCGGGAGGCAGCGGAGACGCCGGATGGTCTCCGACGGCCGACACTGGTGCGCAGCACGAGCCCGACGCCCGCAGCGCACTGCCTCCCATCCGGACTTTCACCGTCGGTCCAGGAGTTTCACCTGGTCAACCGACCGCTGGAAGCGGCCGGGTCGCGGACTGTAACCGCCGGTTCGGAATTACACCGACCCCGGAGTGCGCAAACGTCGTAACTTGTGCCCTCAGTCTGCCACGGTCCGACTACGTTTTGGCAATACCGCTCACTGCACGGACCTGTGGCCTCGGTCACCCTCTACCGCTCGCCGGGGCGGACCAGGCCCGACTCATAGGCGAGGACCACGAGTTGGGCCCGGTCACGGGCGCCCAGTTTCAGCAGCGCCCGGCTGACGTGGGTCTTCACGGTGAGCGGGCTGACCGCCAGCTCCTCGGCGATGTCGTCGTTGGAGCCGCCGCGGGCGACCATGGCGACGATCTCGCGCTCCCGGTCGGTGAGCGCCGACAGGGTGGCCGGGCTGGGGGTGGGCCTGCGGTCGGGCTGCTCCAGGAAGCGGGCGATCAGGCCCTGGGTGGCCACCGGCGAGAGCAGCGCCTCGCCCCTGGCCACTACCCGGATCGCGTCCAGCAGGTCCTCGGGTTCGGTGCCCTTGCCCAGGAAGCCGCTGGCCCCGGCCCGCAGCGCCTGGAAGAC includes:
- a CDS encoding nicotinamide mononucleotide transporter family protein gives rise to the protein MSGLIGDLNSQAFTVFGEHIKWSDMIGNLLGLGALALGWRRSVLSWPVQLLSGLVLVAAYASAHLSGGVGKQLVVIVVSLWGWMQWQRGRRDHGDLVIRFASWTERAWLVAGTAVGTVGVALLFQAYNLSWAPWQDAYLFTGTLAAMVAQGRGWVEFWFAWLAVDLVGVPLAFNSGLAFSGLIYIVYFVLVIAGMRSWWLRTRTPQPGTRVLEGATA
- a CDS encoding riboflavin synthase encodes the protein MFTGIIEELGEVLSVEDLGDSSRIRLRGPVTTQDAREGQSIAVNGVCLTVLDTDDQLASVPGEFSADVMAETLHRSSLGALAPGSRVNLERAMALGARLGGHLVQGHVDGTAVLLSRSPGELGADGGPQWEVLRFSLPAALSRYLVDKGSITVDGVSLTVVEAAADSFTVSLIPATLTHTTLGAKQIGDTVNLEVDVLAKYVERLLGDRAIPQGDPA
- a CDS encoding response regulator transcription factor; translated protein: MTIKVLLADDQILVRAGLKVLVDSAPDLEVVAEAATGRQAVALAREARADVVLMDIRMPDMDGLAATKAITADEDLAGVRVLVLTTFEVNEYVFQALRAGASGFLGKGTEPEDLLDAIRVVARGEALLSPVATQGLIARFLEQPDRRPTPSPATLSALTDREREIVAMVARGGSNDDIAEELAVSPLTVKTHVSRALLKLGARDRAQLVVLAYESGLVRPGER